From one Candidatus Desulfatibia profunda genomic stretch:
- a CDS encoding protein kinase: MTDNSIRSKLIKSLANLETIGRYKITRELGHGASGVVYLAMDPIIRRNVAIKVSQPISNRALERFFIEAQTAGRLIHQNMVVIYDVGMHDKFCYITMEYVDGTTLEKYCRKDQLLPVSKALEIIFGVCSAIDYAYRHEIIHRDIKPSNIMLNKDGIPKIADFGIAQMAHETSEMGVWGTPSYMAPEQLKEETIGSYSDIFSLGCVLYELLTGTMAFPGKNNFTVMYKIINEEPACVTQLRPEVPGILDDIIKKALAKDPAKRYQTCMDLAYDLRVALRGLSETFLNGKIKDAVDYVHHIQFFQNFSKEQVKELLKASNINKFPKGKVVVAEGEIDDTLYIILSGSTKIRKNDKDIASIGAGECFGEMAYICGQARSATVVAETDCVLIKISSTLLDKSPADIQLLFYKNFAKTLVDRFSAQSKK, encoded by the coding sequence ATGACAGACAACTCGATTCGATCCAAATTGATCAAATCCTTAGCAAATCTTGAAACCATCGGCAGGTATAAAATTACCCGCGAGCTGGGACACGGCGCCTCTGGCGTTGTTTATCTGGCAATGGACCCGATCATCAGAAGGAATGTCGCCATCAAGGTTTCACAACCAATATCGAATCGCGCTCTTGAGAGATTTTTTATTGAAGCCCAAACCGCAGGGCGGTTGATTCATCAGAACATGGTTGTCATCTATGACGTAGGGATGCACGACAAGTTCTGCTACATCACCATGGAATATGTTGACGGAACGACCTTGGAAAAATATTGCCGCAAAGATCAGCTTTTACCTGTCAGCAAGGCGCTGGAAATCATTTTCGGAGTTTGCAGCGCCATCGATTACGCCTATAGACATGAAATTATCCATAGGGATATCAAACCGTCAAATATCATGCTCAACAAGGACGGCATTCCCAAAATTGCCGATTTCGGTATCGCCCAGATGGCGCACGAGACCTCTGAAATGGGCGTCTGGGGAACTCCGAGCTATATGGCGCCCGAGCAGTTAAAGGAAGAAACCATCGGAAGCTATAGTGATATTTTTTCGCTGGGATGTGTCCTGTATGAACTTTTAACCGGAACCATGGCTTTCCCTGGCAAAAATAATTTTACCGTCATGTATAAAATCATCAATGAGGAACCGGCTTGCGTTACCCAACTGCGGCCGGAAGTACCCGGCATCCTTGATGACATCATTAAAAAGGCCCTGGCAAAAGATCCTGCCAAACGCTATCAGACCTGCATGGATCTGGCCTATGACCTGCGTGTGGCCCTGCGGGGGCTCTCCGAAACGTTTCTGAACGGTAAAATCAAAGATGCCGTGGATTATGTCCATCACATCCAGTTCTTCCAGAATTTCAGTAAAGAACAGGTGAAAGAATTACTTAAAGCCAGCAATATCAACAAATTCCCTAAAGGGAAGGTTGTCGTGGCCGAAGGTGAAATCGACGATACCTTGTATATTATTCTCAGCGGCAGTACCAAAATCAGGAAAAACGACAAAGATATCGCCTCCATCGGCGCCGGAGAATGTTTTGGGGAGATGGCCTATATTTGCGGACAGGCCCGATCTGCGACCGTGGTGGCGGAAACAGACTGTGTTCTGATTAAAATCAGTTCAACGCTATTGGACAAATCACCGGCAGATATCCAGCTCTTGTTTTATAAAAATTTTGCCAAAACACTGGTGGATCGGTTTTCGGCTCAATCAAAAAAATAA
- a CDS encoding integration host factor subunit beta, whose protein sequence is MNKADLVSALKDKADLSKSEAEAVVNVFFDEMSNALAGGDRVEVRGLCTFYLKEYGAYTGRNPKTGQQVQIQPKKLPFFKCGKELKGRVDS, encoded by the coding sequence ATGAATAAAGCAGATCTCGTCTCAGCCTTGAAAGACAAAGCCGATCTTTCAAAATCCGAAGCCGAAGCGGTAGTCAACGTATTCTTTGATGAAATGTCAAACGCTCTTGCCGGCGGCGACAGGGTTGAAGTTCGCGGATTATGTACATTTTATCTCAAAGAATATGGGGCCTATACCGGAAGGAACCCCAAAACCGGACAGCAGGTTCAAATTCAACCGAAGAAACTGCCGTTTTTCAAATGTGGCAAAGAGTTGAAAGGCCGGGTAGATTCTTAG